A genome region from Carassius gibelio isolate Cgi1373 ecotype wild population from Czech Republic chromosome A23, carGib1.2-hapl.c, whole genome shotgun sequence includes the following:
- the LOC127944943 gene encoding von Willebrand factor A domain-containing protein 1, which produces MEVRRALTCVFISVFLWTGDAQDSVPDSVLNCCEGDVLFLLDSSGSVASYEFFRMVDFLKDLLLPFSLEQDQVRVGLLQVGTEPHLEFSFDTYSSQDGLQAALGRTKQLKGDTNTVDALLMARNQVLKQGVPGGARSDLPRVLVWLTDGVNPGEVQEPMARLREEGVAILVVSTGHGNYQVLREAVSPPAEEHLFFVDIDDINIISEELRNAIIEIIRAERLQVKSVTSTTAQLEWRPVLAGTGYYDIQFGPIQTGQTTGTGGSSTSPGTGLGPFQRIRRPGDASSANLFGLRPDTKYTVTLTPNTNLESLNSLHATFTTLPVETLSTVSVSESSTNSVRVSWGPLLPNLIQGYTLEYSALPTGPLRVVSVSNRQTSTVLTGLQPDTQYLVTVSARQASGRERAMTVKVCTQEVLPALSDLQLTPVGSESVQLRWKGRYDGLRGYWVTWERGQSQRSTLYLPPNQLSTTLNHVPSNARVCVSPVYQTARGEGLCCTA; this is translated from the exons ATGGAGGTCCGTCGAGCGCTCACGTGCGTGTTCATCAGCGTGTTTCTGTGGACAGGAGACGCTCAGGACTCGGTACCTGATTCAG TTTTAAACTGCTGCGAGGGCGACGTCCTTTTCCTCCTGGACTCCTCTGGTAGTGTGGCCTCCTACGAGTTCTTCCGTATGGTGGACTTCCTCAAGGACCTCCtgcttcctttctctttggagcagGATCAGGTGAGGGTGGGACTGCTGCAGGTTGGGACCGAACCCCATCTGGAGTTCAGCTTTGACACCTACAGCTCCCAGGACGGACTGCAGGCGGCCCTGGGGAGGACTAAACAGCTGAAGGGCGACACCAACACGGTGGACGCTCTACTGATGGCTAGGAATCAGGTTTTGAAGCAGGGCGTGCCGGGAGGTGCCAGATCAGATCTGCCAAGGGTTCTGGTTTGGCTCACGGATGGAGTGAACCCCGGCGAGGTGCAGGAACCAATGGCAAGGCTGCGGGAAGAGGGCGTGGCCATATTGGTGGTTTCCACTGGTCACGGGAACTATCAGGTGCTGAGAGAGGCTGTGAGTCCACCCGCTGAGGAGCACCTGTTCTTTGTGGACATTGATGATATCAACATCATCAGCGAAGAATTGAGGAACGCAATTATTG AGATTATCCGGGCCGAGAGGCTACAGGTCAAGTCGGTCACCAGCACTACTGCTCAGCTGGAATGGAGGCCTGTGTTGGCTGGCACCGGCTACTATGATATCCAGTTTGGTCCCATCCAAACCGGGCAGACCACAGGGACGGGAGGTTCAAGCACCAGTCCTGGCACTGGTTTGGGTCCTTTTCAGAGGATTAGGCGACCCGGAGATGCCAGCTCGGCTAATCTGTTTGGCCTGCGTCCAGACACCAAGTACACAGTCACGCTCACACCCAACACCAACCTGGAGTCACTCAACTCTCTCCATGCCACCTTCACTACACTGCCAG TGGAGACTCTGTCGACAGTGAGCGTGTCAGAGTCCAGCACTAACAGTGTGCGTGTGAGCTGGGGTCCGCTGCTGCCTAACCTCATCCAGGGGTACACGCTGGAGTATTCAGCGCTTCCTACAGGACCGCTGCGGGTCGTCAGCGTCAGTAACAGACAGACCTCCACAGTCCTGACCGGCCTCCAGCCTGACACACAGTACCTGGTCACCGTGAGCGCGAGACAGGCCTCCGGCAGAGAGAGAGCCATGACGGTTAAAGTCTGTACACAGGAGG TGTTGCCAGCTCTCTCAGATCTGCAGCTGACCCCAGTGGGCAGTGAGTCAGTGCAGCTCCGCTGGAAGGGGAGATACGATGGTCTGCGTGGTTACTGGGTCACATGGGAGCGAGGTCAGAGCCAGCGCTCCACCCTGTATCTACCACCCAACCAGCTTTCCACCACCCTCAACCATGTGCCCTCCAATGCCCGTGTCTGCGTCTCTCCGGTGTACCAGACGGCCCGTGGGGAGGGACTCTGCTGCACTGCTTAA